CATCCCAGGATCGTGGGCCACGGGCCGACGTTGTTCGCCGGACTCTCGAGGTACGTCGACCTGAAGCTCGTGGGTCGCCAGGAATTCGCGTCGGGAGTGGTGGTGATGCAGTACGTGCCGACTCGTTAGGCGGCGACTCGTTGCAGCCGAGGACGTCCAGACGGTCCGCCCCGAGAGGAGCCCGCGTGACGGCACGCCTAACGCGCCGGCGCCGCACGTGCCGCCTGACGAATCGCGCGCGGACATGATTCTCGTGACGGGCGCCACGGGCCGCGTCGGGCGCCTCGTGGTCGACGAGCTGCGGCGCGCCGGCGCGGCGGTGCGCGCGCTCTCGCGCCGGCCGGGCCGCGCGGCGCTTCCGGAGACCCCGCACCCGTTCTTTCAGCAGCCCAATGCGATGCGCGGTCTGCACGCCGCGATCGAGCGCCTGCTCGCGGCGACGCGCCTCCGCGTGACGGTCCTCCGACCCGGGATGTTCGCCTCGAACGCGCGCCACTGGTGGGGGCCGCAGATCCGCGCAGGCGACGTGGTGCGCTGCCCTACGCGTCCGCCGAGACGGCGCCGATCGACGAGCGCGACATCGCCGCCGTGGCCGCGCGCACGCTGCTCGACGATCGGTACGCGGGCGGCGACCACGTGCTCACGGGCCCCGAGTCGCTGAGCCAGGCCGCGCAGGTCCACGCGATCGGCGACGCCATCGGCCGGCCGCTCCGGTTCGAGGAGCTGTCGCCCGACGAGTTCCGGCGCGCGACCGCGGATGCGTGGCCGCCCGGAGTCGCCGAGATGCTGCTCGGTGCATGGGGCGCGGGGCTCGGACGCCCGGCGTTCGTGACGTCGGCGGTCGAGGAGATGGTGGGCACGCCGGCGCGAACGTTCCACCAGTGGGCCGTCGAGCATGCGTCCGCGTTCGTGACGCCCGCTGCCTAACGGATCGCGGCGAGTGACGGACGGCCCTCGCACCCGGCCGCCCTCCGGCGCATTGTACGGTGTCCCTCGCGCGACGGAGAGCCCCGATGCCGCTCCCGAAGACGCTGCGCCGCCTGGCGACCGCCGCCACGCCGTACCTGCTCCCCGCGCTCCTCGCCGCGCAGGACTCGGTGGTCGTGCGCGGCCGGGTGATCGACGCGCGCACGCAGGCCCCCGTCGCCGGCGCCGCGGTCGCGCTCACCGCGGGACGCGACACCGTCGCCGGCGCGCGGGCCGACGAGGCGGGGTACTTCGCCGCGTCGGTCCGCGCGGGCGCCGGCGCGCGCGTCGTCGCGCACTTCCTGCGTGTGGGCTACCGCACCGACTCGCTCGCGCTCGACAGCCTGACGCCGGTGTTCGTGGCCATGGCGCCGTTAGGCACCGCGGCCGTCGCGCTGCGGGCCACGCGGGTGACGGCGCCCGCCGGCACCGCGGTGGCCGAGCGCGCGCGACGCGCGGGCGGCGCGTACGTCGGGGAGGCGGAGATCGCGCGGCGCGGGCCGGCGCGCACCGCGGACCTGTTCCGCGGGGTGGTCGGCATCACGGTGCAGGACGACGGCGGCCGTACGCGCATCGCCTCCTCGCGCCGCGTCGAGCCGCGTCGCGCCGGGCCGACGCGAGCGCCGTCCGCCGCCAGCGCCGACACCGCGGGCGACCCGCTCGAGGGACTGAAGCTCCCGGGCGGCGGCACGGCGTGCGCGCTCCGCGTCTCGCTCGACGGACAGCTCATGCCGGACGACTTCTCGGTCGACGACGTGCCCGTGTCCGACGTCGCGGAGATCGAGATCTACCGCGGCGCCGCGACGGTGCCCGTCGAGCTGTCGGCCGTGCGCACCGCGGCGAAGTGCGGCGCGATCGTGATCTGGACGAAGCGCGGAGGCAGGCGTGCGCGTTGAGCGCCTCGCCGCGTCGTGCCTGATGCTCGCCGCGTGCAGCAACCTCGGCGCGCAGACGGTGCGCGGCATCGTGACGGCGGCGGGGGTGCGGGTGCCCGGCGCGATCGTGCTGCTCGTCGACTCCGGTGGACGCACCGTGGCGCGCGTCGCCACCCGCGACGACGGCGCGTACGCCGCCGTGGCGCCGGCGACGGGGCCGTTCACGCTCCGCGTGCTGCGCATCGGCTACGCGCCTACCACGGTGGGTCCGCTCCCGCTGCGCGCCGGCACGACGACGCGCGACGTCGCGCTCACGAGCGTCGCGGTGCGGCTGTCCGAGGTGCGCGTGAGCGACCGCCCGACGTGCCGCGTGCAGGTCGACTCCGCCGCCGCTGCGTTCCGCGTGTGGGACGAGGCGCGCAAGGCGCTGCTCGGCGAGTCGCTCACGCGTCGCGAGGCGCTCGTCATGCGTGTCACGACGTCGGAGCGCACGCTCGATGCCGACGGCGCGCGCGTGGTGCACGACACGAGCGTGACGCGGATGGCGCCGAGCGTGCGGCCGTTCGCGAGCCTGCCGCCCGAGTCGCTCGCCGTCGTCGGCTACGTCGCGCACGGCGCCTCGTCGGACGGCGAGTGGACGTACTGGGCGCCCGACGCCGAGGTGCTGCTGAGCGACGCGTTCGCGACGGCGCACTGCTTCCGCGCCGCGGCGCCGAGCGCGGACAGCGTGCGGCTCGCGCGATGGGTCGGCGTCGCGTTCTCGCCCGCGCGCCCGCGCGCCGACGTCGCCGACGTGGAGGGCGTGCTGTGGCTCGACCGCGCGACGGCGGAGCTGCGCGAGTTCTCCTATCGCTACGTGAACGTGCCGGGCGACGCGCGCCTCGCCGCGCGCGCGAACGCCGGCGGCCGCGTCGAGTTCCTGCGGCTGCCTGACGGCGGGTGGATCGTGCAGCGGTGGGTGATCCGCGTGCCGATCGTCGTCGCCCATCCCGCCGCGGCGCGGAACGCGGCCGTGGTGCCCGGCGTGCGGAACGTCGCGCCGCCGGCCGCGGAGCTCGCGGGCGTGCGGCTCGCCGGCGGCGACGTGAGCGAGGTGCGGCGCGGCGCCGCGGTGCTGTGGGAGCGCGGACGCGTCGCGGTGCGCGTGCGCGTGGTGGAGGCCGACGGCGGCGCGCCGGTGCGCGACGCGATCGTGGAGCTCGACTCGCTCGCCGCCGTCACGGCCGACGACGGCGTCGCGACGCTGCTCCGCGTGTCGCCGGGTGCGCACCTGCTGCGCGCGCGCACGCCGGCGCTCGCGCTCCTGCGCGCCGCGCCGCCCGCGCGCACCGTGCGCATCGCGGACGAGGCCGAGGAGCCGCTCGTGCTCGCGGTGCCGTCGGAAGCGGCCGCGCTCGTGCAGGCGTGCGGCGCGCGCGCGGCGGCGTGGGACGAGGCGATGGTGCGCGGCAGCGTCGACGGCGCGGTGCCTAACGACGGCGCGCGCGCCGAGGCGACGTGGCAGGTGGCCTACGCGCGGCTCGGCGGCGGCCCACCGGTGGTGGTGACGGAGCGCCGCGAGGCGACCGTGGAGGGCGGCGAGTTCGCGCTCTGCGGCGTGCCGCGCGGCGTCGACGTCACCGTGCGCGCGCGGCGGGGCGCGGCCGCGGGGGCGCCGGTGATGGTGCGCGTGCCCCCGCGCGCCGTCGGTCAGGCGGTGCGGCTTCCGTCCCCCTCGTAGGCGCGCTCGGGGCTCACGCGGCCTTGCGCAGCACGACGAGCATGAGGCACCCCTCGTCCGTCGTCGTGTCCTCGTGCTCGGAGCCGTGCGCGGCGCGGTGGTAGTCGCCGGCGCGGATGGAGCGGCCCTGCGCGCGACACGAGCCGCGGAGCAGGAAGATCTCCTCGAGCCCACCGTGCTCGTGCTCCGGCAGCACCGAGCCCGCGTCCATCTCCAGCAGCATGACGTCGACCGATTCGGCCGGGCCGCCGGCGAGCGGGCGCACGCGCGTGCCGGGCGCCATCGTGCGCCAGCCGCTGGCGCCGGCCGGGATCATCGCGGCGCGCCGCGCGGCGGCCGGCGCGACGCCGCGCTCGACGACGAGCACGGTGGCCGGCGTCGCGGCGCGCCACGACTGCGCCCCGTCGTTAGGCACGCTCTGCGCGAAGTCGCCGGGCGCGCAGCGCACGTCCCCGCGCCACAGCTCGCCCGCGACGACGAGCAGCGCGGGATCGTGCAGGTCGGCGAGCGCGTCGCCGGTGTCGCCGGCCGGCAGGCGGAGGAGACGCGTGCGCTCGCCCGGGCGGCCGCCGTCGTAGAGCAGCTTCGCGTGGCCGCCCCCGGTCGGGAGCGCGGTCCACTGCCCCTCGTCGGCGTGCACGAACTGGAACCGCTGCTCGCGCCGGATGCGGTCGAGCAGCCGCGCGCGCAGCCCGGCCGGCGGGGCCACCGGCACGATGGTCTCCGGCGTCGGCGTGTCGGCGAGCGCCACGCCCGCGGTCGCCAGCGCGACGAGCTCGCGGGCCGCATCGTTAGGCACGCCGTCGCCGAGTCCGAGCACGGCGAGCGCGGCGTCCACCTCGTCGGGCGGCGGGGAGGGCACGGTAGGATCGGGAGGCACGCGGTCGGCCATGAGGGAAAGCTAGTCGAGGAGCGACGCGCCGAGCGCGCCGCGCAGCAGCTGCAGGCCGCTGCGCATGCGCGTCTTCACGGTGCCCAGCGGGATGTCGAGACGCTCGGCCAGCTCGGTGTGCGTGAGCGATTCGGTGAGGACGAGCTCCACCACCTGCCGGATCGACGGCGGCAGCGCGTGCACCGCGGCGGCGAGCCGGCCGTAGCGGTCGCGCCGGTCGAGATCCGCCGCGGGGTCGGGATGCCACGCGGCGAGCGCCGGCGGAGCGTCTTCGCTCGTCGTCGCGCGCTCGAGGGCGCGCGCGCTGCGGGTGCGGCCGCGCAGGAGGTCGAGCGCGCGCGTGCGGCAGATCGTCACGAGCCACGCGAACACGGAGCCCCGGGCGCCGTCGTAGCTCGCGGCGCGCTGCCACGCCTGCGTGAACGTCTCGAGCACGACCTCCTCGGCGTCGGCCTCGGCGCGCACGATGCGCAGCGCGACCGTGTACAGCATCGGCGCGTAGGCGTCGTAGAGCGCGGAGAGGGCGCCCTCGTCGCCCGCCGCGACGCGCGCCACCAGTCCGGCGGCGGCGCGCCAGTCGGGTGCGTCGGCGCGGGGCGTGGGCGCGAGAGCGAGGGGGGTCGCTCCCGGGACGCGCTCGACGGTCTGCTGGATTCCGCGTTGCATCCCGTGGGGAACGTCGAGGGATGGAAGACGCACGACGACGAAGCGCCGCCGGCCGGGGATGGCCGGACGCCCAACATGAAACATGGGTTCCCTCCCGTCCAGAGGCGGATCGGCAGGGCGGCTCGGCGCGGCGGGCGACGACACGGGGCGGATGTGGGCACGGGGTTCGCCTGGAGTACGCCGGCCGCCCGCCGGTCGGATGCGGCGCGGCGTGCGCTGCGTCACCGTGCGGTTCATCGCGTGCGGTTCGTCGCGCCGGGCCCTCGCCCCGTCGCACCGCGGTGGAACCGGCGTCGACCGCGCCCTACGTTCGGCGCGGCCTCACACCAGGACCTCTCGATGTCCCCTCGCCGATGCCTCCTCGCCTCCTTCGTCGCCGGCGCGCTGCTCTCGCCGCCGCGCGCGCACGCGCAGCCGCCCGATCGGGAGGGCGTGCGCCGGGCGGTGCTCGACTACGTGGAGGGCTTCTACGACGGCGACTCGACGCGGCTGCTGCGCAGCGTCGCGCCGTTCGTGCGGAAGATCGGCTACTACCGCGCGAGCCCCGATTCCGCGTACCGGCCGAGCGCGATGTCGTTCCCCGACGGGTTCATGTCGTACGCGCGGGGCGTGCGCGAGGGGCGCAACCACACGCCGGCGGGGGCGGCGAAGGAGATCGCGCTGCTCGACGTACAGGACCAGACGGCGAGCGCGAAGCTCACCGCGTGGTGGGGCACGGACTACCTGCTGCTCGCGCGCCACGACGGGCGGTGGATGATCACGCACGTGCTCTGGCAGTCGCCGCCGGCACGATGAACACCATCTCGTTCGTCCGCAGATCACGCGGATTCCGCAGACTATCATGCCTAACGGGCCGAGCGGTCGGCGTGATCGGCGTGATCTGCGGCTCACGAGCCGCCGCGGGCCAGCCCGGCCCCATGGCCGGCTGGTGGGCTGGTGCGTTCGTGCGCGCGGGCTCGGTGGAGCAGGTCGCGGCCGAGGTGGTGCCTGACGGCGACTCGTTGGCGCTCGTGCTGTCGTTCCCCGACCGGCCGCTGGTGCCGCCGGCGCGGCTCCCGCTGCGCACCGACGGCGCGGGACGGTTCCGCTTCGGCACGCCGTACGGCGCCGCGCGCGTGGCGCTCGACTCCGCGGTGCAGGAGCTCGTCGGCGTCGTGGGGCCGGACAGCGCGGGCGTGCGCGTGCACCTGCGCCGCATGCTCCCGCCGGCGACGCACGAGGTCGTGCGCGAGGCGGTGCGCGTGGCGAGCGGGCGCGTCACGCTGCCCGGCACGCTGTTCCGCCCGGTCGGCGTGCGGCGCCCCGCGGTCGCGATCCTCGTGCAGGGGCGCGGCTGCGGTCCCATCACCGGCTTCGAGGCGCAGGGGGAGATGCTCGCGCGCCACGGCGTCGCCGCGCTCGCGTACGACAAGCGCGGCGTCGACTCCACGCGGCGGTGCGATACGGCGACGATCGCGGATCTCGCGGAGGACGTCGTCACCATCGCGCGATTCCTCGCCCGACGCGGCGACGTGGATCCCGCGCGCATCGGCACGGTGTCGCGGAGCGCCGGCGGGTGGGTGAGCGCGCTCGCGTCGTCGCGCGCACCGATCGCGTTCCTCGCGATGCTCGTCGGCCCATCGACGAGCGTCGCGCGACAGCAGCTCGGCAGCATGGAGGTCGTCGCGCACCGGCTGCGCCTCGCGCCTAACGATTCCGTCGACGCGGTACGTTACGTGGAGGTCAGCGTCGGGCCGAGCGACCGCGCGCGGCGCTACGCCGAGCTCACTCGCCTGCTCGCCGCCGGCCGGCGCGCCGGCTGGGCGCAGGAGTTTTTGGAGCCCGACGACGTCGCGAACGGGGAGGCCGCCGCCGACAGCCTGTGGGCGCGGCGCAACGCGTACGACCCGGCGTCGGACCTCCGCCGCTTCCGCGGACCGATCCTCGCGATCTACGGTGGGGCCGACGAGGTGGTGCCCGCCGAGGAGAACGTCGCGCTGCTGCGCCGCCTCGCCGCGGATGCGGGAAACTCGCGCGTGCGCACGCTCGTCGTGCCGGAGGCGGGGCACGGCCTCGATCAGCCCGAAGCGATGCGCACGATCGACCTCGACACCGGCGCGCCGCTCACGTACTGGAAGGCGCGTCGCACGCCGCCCATCGTGCACGAGACACTGCTGGATTTCCTGCGAGAGGCCGGAATGATGGGCGACGGGCGTTGATCGTGTGACCACATCGCAGCAGCCTGGCCCTCGCCTCGTGCCGCCGTTCTGGCTCCTGCAGACCGGTGGCTGGATCGCGTTCTCCGTCGCGATGGCGCTGTCGCGGCTCGGCATGTACCCGCTCGTGTACATGGTCGCGACGAAGACGCTGCTGGCAGTGCTCGGCGTCGTGGTGTCGCTCGGGCTGCGCGCGCTGTACCGCCGGCTACTCCCGGGCGAGCCGGGCGTGGGGCGGACGATCGTGGTGTGCGTGGTGGCGTCCTACGTCGCGGCCGCGGTGTGGACGGCGGTGTACAACGTCGTCGACGCGCCGCTCGCCACGGCGATGCTCGGCCGACGCATCCACGTCGACAACGCGCTCGAGCTGCTCGCCGGCACCGTGTACCACGCGTTCGCGCTGCTCGCGTGGAGCGTGCTGTACCTCGCCATCAAGCACCAGGCGCGCCTGCACGCGGAGCGCGAGCGGGCGTTGCGCGCGGAGGCGCATCTGCACCAGGCGCGGCTCGAGGCGCTGCGCTACCAGATCAACCCGCACTTCCGGTTCAACACGCTGAACGCGATCTCCACGCTCGTCGTCGAGGGGCGCACCGACGAGGCGACGGTGATGATCGCGCGGCTCGGCGAGTTCCTGCGCCTCACGCTGGCCGGCGAGGGTGTGCCGGAGATCCCGCTGGCCGAGGAGCTGGACTTCGTCGAGCGATACCTCGAGATCGAGCAGGTGCGGTTCGGAGAACGGCTTCGCGTACGCGTCGACGCGGCGCCGGGGCTCGCGTCGCATCGCGTGCCGGCGCTCATCCTGCAGCCGCTCGTGGAGAACGCGGTGAAGCACGCCGTGGCGACGCGCGAGACGGGCGGCAGCATCGCGGTGAGCGCGCGCCGAGCGGGCGATGCGCTCGTGCTGGCGGTCGAGGACGACGGCCCCGGGCTCGGCGACGGGCCGCCGGTCGCGCGCGGCATCGGGCTCGCGAACACCCGCGACCGGCTCCGCGAGCGCTATGGCGACGGCGCCGCGCTGTCGCTGGAGGCGCCCGACGGCGGCGGGCTGCGGGCGACGATACGGATCCCGCTGGCGGCGTGATGTGACGCGATGGAGATGACGCGTCCCACGGTCCGTGTGGTGATCGTCGACGACGAGCCGCTCGCCCGGCGCGGCCTCCGTGCGCACCTCGCGCGGCGAACCGACGTGGATGTCGTCGGCGAGTGCGCGAGCGGGAGCGCGGCCGTCGCGGCGATCCGCGCGCTCACCCCCGACGTCGTGCTGCTCGACGTGC
The window above is part of the Gemmatirosa kalamazoonensis genome. Proteins encoded here:
- a CDS encoding carboxypeptidase-like regulatory domain-containing protein is translated as MRVERLAASCLMLAACSNLGAQTVRGIVTAAGVRVPGAIVLLVDSGGRTVARVATRDDGAYAAVAPATGPFTLRVLRIGYAPTTVGPLPLRAGTTTRDVALTSVAVRLSEVRVSDRPTCRVQVDSAAAAFRVWDEARKALLGESLTRREALVMRVTTSERTLDADGARVVHDTSVTRMAPSVRPFASLPPESLAVVGYVAHGASSDGEWTYWAPDAEVLLSDAFATAHCFRAAAPSADSVRLARWVGVAFSPARPRADVADVEGVLWLDRATAELREFSYRYVNVPGDARLAARANAGGRVEFLRLPDGGWIVQRWVIRVPIVVAHPAAARNAAVVPGVRNVAPPAAELAGVRLAGGDVSEVRRGAAVLWERGRVAVRVRVVEADGGAPVRDAIVELDSLAAVTADDGVATLLRVSPGAHLLRARTPALALLRAAPPARTVRIADEAEEPLVLAVPSEAAALVQACGARAAAWDEAMVRGSVDGAVPNDGARAEATWQVAYARLGGGPPVVVTERREATVEGGEFALCGVPRGVDVTVRARRGAAAGAPVMVRVPPRAVGQAVRLPSPS
- a CDS encoding cupin domain-containing protein, which codes for MPSPPPDEVDAALAVLGLGDGVPNDAARELVALATAGVALADTPTPETIVPVAPPAGLRARLLDRIRREQRFQFVHADEGQWTALPTGGGHAKLLYDGGRPGERTRLLRLPAGDTGDALADLHDPALLVVAGELWRGDVRCAPGDFAQSVPNDGAQSWRAATPATVLVVERGVAPAAARRAAMIPAGASGWRTMAPGTRVRPLAGGPAESVDVMLLEMDAGSVLPEHEHGGLEEIFLLRGSCRAQGRSIRAGDYHRAAHGSEHEDTTTDEGCLMLVVLRKAA
- a CDS encoding RNA polymerase sigma factor — translated: MQRGIQQTVERVPGATPLALAPTPRADAPDWRAAAGLVARVAAGDEGALSALYDAYAPMLYTVALRIVRAEADAEEVVLETFTQAWQRAASYDGARGSVFAWLVTICRTRALDLLRGRTRSARALERATTSEDAPPALAAWHPDPAADLDRRDRYGRLAAAVHALPPSIRQVVELVLTESLTHTELAERLDIPLGTVKTRMRSGLQLLRGALGASLLD
- a CDS encoding nuclear transport factor 2 family protein; translated protein: MSPRRCLLASFVAGALLSPPRAHAQPPDREGVRRAVLDYVEGFYDGDSTRLLRSVAPFVRKIGYYRASPDSAYRPSAMSFPDGFMSYARGVREGRNHTPAGAAKEIALLDVQDQTASAKLTAWWGTDYLLLARHDGRWMITHVLWQSPPAR
- a CDS encoding alpha/beta hydrolase family protein gives rise to the protein MNTISFVRRSRGFRRLSCLTGRAVGVIGVICGSRAAAGQPGPMAGWWAGAFVRAGSVEQVAAEVVPDGDSLALVLSFPDRPLVPPARLPLRTDGAGRFRFGTPYGAARVALDSAVQELVGVVGPDSAGVRVHLRRMLPPATHEVVREAVRVASGRVTLPGTLFRPVGVRRPAVAILVQGRGCGPITGFEAQGEMLARHGVAALAYDKRGVDSTRRCDTATIADLAEDVVTIARFLARRGDVDPARIGTVSRSAGGWVSALASSRAPIAFLAMLVGPSTSVARQQLGSMEVVAHRLRLAPNDSVDAVRYVEVSVGPSDRARRYAELTRLLAAGRRAGWAQEFLEPDDVANGEAAADSLWARRNAYDPASDLRRFRGPILAIYGGADEVVPAEENVALLRRLAADAGNSRVRTLVVPEAGHGLDQPEAMRTIDLDTGAPLTYWKARRTPPIVHETLLDFLREAGMMGDGR
- a CDS encoding sensor histidine kinase, translated to MPPFWLLQTGGWIAFSVAMALSRLGMYPLVYMVATKTLLAVLGVVVSLGLRALYRRLLPGEPGVGRTIVVCVVASYVAAAVWTAVYNVVDAPLATAMLGRRIHVDNALELLAGTVYHAFALLAWSVLYLAIKHQARLHAERERALRAEAHLHQARLEALRYQINPHFRFNTLNAISTLVVEGRTDEATVMIARLGEFLRLTLAGEGVPEIPLAEELDFVERYLEIEQVRFGERLRVRVDAAPGLASHRVPALILQPLVENAVKHAVATRETGGSIAVSARRAGDALVLAVEDDGPGLGDGPPVARGIGLANTRDRLRERYGDGAALSLEAPDGGGLRATIRIPLAA